In Silene latifolia isolate original U9 population chromosome X, ASM4854445v1, whole genome shotgun sequence, the following proteins share a genomic window:
- the LOC141616964 gene encoding secreted RxLR effector protein 161-like, translating into MKDLGEANVILGIKISRTKWGLSLDQSHYVEKILKIFDCFDCAPVKTPYDPSIHLKKNEGVSVNQEEYAKIIGSVMFLMNYTRPDIAYTVSCLSRYTHSPNQSHWNALYRLLKYLRGTMDWGLHYSNSPCVLEGYCDANWVSDNDEIHSTSGYVFTLASGAISWKSSKQSCITKSTMESEFIALELAGQEAEWLRNLLADIPLWGRPTPSVSMHCDSQATIGVGAIKLTTERGGIYA; encoded by the coding sequence ATGAAAGACCTAGGTGAAGCCAATGTTATTCTTGGTATAAAAATTTCTAGGACCAAATGGGGTTTGAGTTTGGATCAGTCACATTATGTTGAGAAAATACTTAAAATATTTGACTGTTTTGATTGTGCACCAGTCAAAACCCCATATGATCCTAGTATACACCTGAAAAAGAATGAGGGTGTCAGCGTGAACCAAGAAGAATATGCTAAGATAATTGGTAGTGTCATGTTTTTAATGAATTATACAAGACCTGACATTGCATATACGGTAAGTTGTCTTAGCAGGTATACACATAGTCCAAATCAGTCACACTGGAATGCTTTATATAGACTTCTAAAATACCTTAGGGGAACAATGGATTGGGGTTTGCACTATTCCAATTCACCATGTGttttagaaggatattgtgatgctaaTTGGGTGTCTGATAATGATGAGATTCATTCTACTAGTGGATATGTGTTTACTTTGGCTAGTGGTGCTATCTCTTGGAAATCTTCTAAACAGAGTTGTATTACAAAATCAACAATGGAATCTGAGTTTATTGCTTTAGAATTGGCAGGTCAGGAAGCCGAGTGGCTAAGGAACCTGTTAGCAGACATTCCATTGTGGGGGAGACCGACTCCATCAGTTTCAATGCATTGCGATTCTCAAGCGACCATTGGTGTGGGGGCAATCAAGCTTACAACGGAAAGAGGAGGCATATACGCTTGA
- the LOC141616965 gene encoding uncharacterized protein LOC141616965 codes for MDRLYQTAELGDIDGFRQLLADHPLILHHIPTRPENPLHLCCAAGHLDFTKAILELKPVFAGELNSDGYTPLHLASANGHVQILKEMIQVDSKICRIRGRDGKTALHFAAMRGKTEVISEMLASCEGCLEDVTVQKETALHIAVKYCQFASLIVMLDWIRKTNKDEILNMKDEHGNSVLHLAVWKKHRQVLEWLVGNSPGNLEVNAINNSGLTALDLLLIFPSEAGDREIQDMLHSSGALKARDVTVHVTADASPSRPSLHPSYNNQSSNLIEFFRYHKGRDSPSDVRGILLVIAILVATATYQVGINPPGGTWQDDRGHVAGTSIIGTHNSVVYAILISFNSIGFFVSLYVIGTLTSKFPLQPELMICITALYLTYNMAVTTTCPKNSRVFTIILTSVLPTAVPVIGNLLRKHKVGTERCVRVCTFLNTPGVL; via the exons ATGGATAGATTATACCAAACTGCAGAACTAGGAGATATAGACGGATTCCGGCAACTGCTAGCTGACCACCCTCTTATCTTACACCATATTCCAACACGTCCCGAAAATCCCTTGCATCTTTGTTGTGCTGCAGGTCACCTGGACTTCACAAAGGCGATACTCGAGTTAAAGCCAGTGTTTGCAGGAGAGTTGAATTCAGATGGATATACTCCACTGCACTTAGCATCTGCAAATGGGCATGTACAGATACTCAAGGAAATGATTCAAGTTGACTCAAAAATTTGTCGAATTAGAGGAAGAGATGGGAAAACAGCTCTGCATTTTGCAGCGATGCGAGGAAAGACTGAGGTCATCTCTGAAATGCTGGCAAGTTGTGAAGGATGTTTGGAGGATGTGACTGTACAGAAAGAGACAGCTTTGCATATCGCTGTTAAGTATTGTCAGTTTGCCAGCTTGATCGTTATGCTGGATTGGATTAGAAAAACAAACAAGGATGAGATTTTGAATATGAAGGATGAACATGGGAATAGTGTCTTGCATCTTGCTGTTTGGAAGAAACACAGACAG GTTTTGGAATGGCTTGTAGGAAACAGCCCAGGTAATCTGGAGGTAAATGCCATCAACAATAGCGGATTGACTGCGTTAGATCTGCTGTTAATTTTTCCAAGTGAAGCCGGTGACCGAGAAATTCAGGACATGCTCCACAGCTCAGGAGCATTAAAAGCTCGAGATGTTACTGTCCATGTTACAGCGGATGCCTCACCTTCAAGGCCTTCTCTTCATCCTTCCTATAACAATCAGTCAAGTAACCTCATCGAATTCTTCAGATATCATAAAGGAAGAGACTCTCCAAGTGATGTCCGGGGTATCCTTTTAGTCATAGCCATCTTAGTGGCTACAGCAACATATCAAGTCGGGATTAATCCTCCAGGTGGAACATGGCAGGATGATCGAGGACATGTAGCCGGTACTTCCATTATCGGGACTCACAATTCCGTGGTATATGCTATCCTCATCTCATTCAATTCTATCGGATTCTTCGTCTCACTTTACGTGATTGGCACGTTAACAAGCAAGTTTCCATTACAGCCAGAGCTTATGATATGCATAACAGCATTGTACTTGACGTACAACATGGCAGTAACTACTACTTGTCCAAAAAACAGCAGAGTCTTCACAATTATATTAACATCCGTCTTGCCAACCGCAGTGCCTGTTATTGGGAACTTGCTACGAAAACACAAGGTTGGTACTGAACGTTGTGTCAGAGTTTGTACTTTCTTGAATACACCTGGAGTGCTCTAA